A window of the Podospora bellae-mahoneyi strain CBS 112042 chromosome 6, whole genome shotgun sequence genome harbors these coding sequences:
- the RAT1 gene encoding 5'-3' exoribonuclease 2 (EggNog:ENOG503NW08; COG:K), translated as MGIPAAFRWLSTKYPKIISPVIEDTPITMDDGAVIPVDTTKPNPNGEEFDNLYLDMNGIVHPCSHPEDRPAPKDEEEMMVEIFKYTDRVVNMVRPRKLLMIAVDGVAPRAKMNQQRSRRFRAARDAKEKEEDKEKLLKMLQKDKKSTVQVQPVEEVVQKAFDSNSITPGTPFMDILAASLRYWCSYKLNTDPAWAKIKVIISDATIPGEGEHKIMEYVRSQRNSPGHDPNTRHVIYGLDADLIMLGLATHEPHFRVLREDVFAQDARPRLCKLCGQKGHDAANCRGEAKEKEGEFGEKDRAAPLKPFIWLHVNIFREYLAVELNVPGLPFAFDLERAIDDWVFMCFFVGNDFLPHLPALEIRENGIDTLVAIWKDNLPSMGGYLTKDGHVDLERAQLIMAGLAKQEDAIFRRRKETEDRREAGFKRRKLQQEKQQQRNGQGQQDSPSYRKRGQPPPETFAAASMNLISVSNIQKPAAHSITHDMVVNRQAVDQANVANKSAASVLKSQIQSLMNKPKEEAPAPAAEEAKEPVAEETQPKSPPSALGKRKAELITEADANSPAASSGAETAASGEEEAVDTVRLWEEGYADRYYEQKFKVDPKDLEFRHKVARAYVEGLAWVLMYYFQGCPSWEWFYPYHYAPFAADFVDLGKMTINFDKGRISRPFEQLMSVLPAASRHAIPEVFHDLMTNEDSEIIDFYPEEFDIDLNGKKMSWQGIALLPFIEMPRLLKAMEPKQKLLSEEDRARNEPGKEVLIISDAHPVYDDITQKFYSKKPVGDKVEIDSALSEGLSGKIEKIEGYVPHGELRYPLERHTFPDVDFDRTLSVHYELPSSSHIHKSILLRGVKLPPPVLDRSDIEILKGKGRNSGRGYGGVPFHGNGGGGRGGRINYGPGGNNRGGGGGGGYNNHYRGNSNNNNQSQGYGNGYGNGGGYGGGQQQFPPVPPPGWQPPVPPGFPGFGQGGPPPAPPGYVPPYQQGYHQPPPPNRYAMPPVPPPGAYGGGGYGVQGQGGYQQGRQHDMYRPPQGGQDRRRDGGRGGGGGGYRDNRDYRR; from the exons ATGGGTATTCCCGCCGCCTTCAGGTGGCTTTCCACCAAATATCCCAAGATCATCTCCCCGGTGATCGAGGACACCCCGATTACCATGGACGATGGTGCCGTCATCCCTGTTGACACCACCAAGCCGAACCCGAACGGCGAGGAGTTTGACAACTTGTACCTCGACATGAACGGTATCGTCCATCCCTGCTCTCACCCCGAGGACAGGCCCGCGCccaaggatgaggaggagatgatggttgaAATCTTCAAGTACACGGACCGTGTTGTGAACATGGTGCGGCCGCGCAAGCTTTTGATGATCGCTGTCG ATGGTGTCGCTCCCAGAGCCAAGATGAACCAGCAGCGGTCCCGTCGTTTCCGCGCCGCCCGAGATGCcaaagagaaagaggaggacaaggagaagctgctcAAGATGCTCcagaaagacaagaagagcaCCGTGCAGGTCCAGCccgtcgaggaggttgttcaAAAGGCATTCGATTCCAATTCAATTACTCCTGGCACACCTTTCATGGACATCCTCGCAGCTTCTTTGCGTTACTGGTGCTCGTATAAGCTTAACACAGATCCTGCGTGGGCCAAAATCAAGGTCATCATCTCGGATGCCACCATTCCTGGCGAGGGTGAGCATAAGATCATGGAGTATGTTCGATCGCAGCGCAACTCGCCAGGCCACGACCCCAATACTCGCCATGTCATCTATGGCCTTGATGCTGATTTGATCATGTTGGGTCTTGCCACTCATGAGCCTCATTTCCGCGTTCTCCGTGAAGATGTTTTTGCCCAGGACGCCAGACCTAGATTATGCAAGCTCTGCGGCCAAAAGGGACATGATGCCGCGAACTGCCGGGGAGAGgccaaggaaaaggagggcgAATTTGGCGAAAAGGACAGGGCTGCCCCTCTGAAGCCTTTTATTTGGCTCCACGTCAACATTTTCCGCGAATA CCTCGCGGTGGAACTCAACGTTCCCGGCCTTCCGTTTGCTTTTGACCTCGAGCGCGCTATTGACG ACTGGGTGTTCATGTGCTTCTTCGTCGGAAACGATTTTCTCCCTCACCTGCCTGCTTTGGAAATCCGAGAGAATGGTATCGATACGCTCGTCGCCATTTGGAAGGACAACCTACCTTCTATGGGCGGTTACTTGACCAAAGATGGTCATGTCGACCTTGAGCGGGCCCAGCTTATCATGGCTGGCCTTGCCAAGCAAGAAGATGCCATTTTccggagaagaaaagagaccGAAGACCGGAGAGAGGCTGGTTTCAAGAGGCGGAAGCTTCAGCAggaaaagcagcagcaacgtaATGGCCAGGGGCAGCAGGACTCGCCATCATACCGCAAGCGGGGGCAACCGCCGCCGGAGACCTTTGCTGCAGCGAGCATGAACTTGATATCTGTGTCTAACATTCAGAAGCCGGCTGCGCATAGCATCACGCATGATATGGTGGTGAACCGCCAGGCGGTTGATCAGGCCAATGTGGCCAACAAGAGCGCTGCCAGTGTCCTCAAGAGCCAGATACAGAGCCTTATGAACAAGCCCAAGGAAGAGGCCCCAgcccccgccgccgaggaagccaaggAGCCCGTTGCGGAAGAGACTCAACCAAAGTCGCCCCCGTCTGCTCTCGGCAAGCGCAAGGCCGAGCTCATCACCGAAGCTGATGCCAACAGTCCCGCTGCGAGCTCGGGTGCTGAGACTGCAGCCTCgggcgaagaggaagccGTCGACACGGTCAGGCTCTGGGAAGAGGGCTACGCTGACCGGTACTATGAGCAAAAGTTCAAGGTCGACCCCAAGGACCTTGAGTTCAGGCACAAGGTTGCGCGCGCCTATGTGGAGGGTCTCGCCTGGGTGCTGATGTACTACTTCCAGGGCTGCCCGTCTTGGGAATGGTTCTACCCTTACCATTACGCGCCCTTTGCGGCGGATTTTGTCGACCTGGGCAAGATGACGATCAACTTTGACAAGGGGAGGATATCCCGTCCGTTTGAGCAGCTGATGAGTGTGCTTCCTGCCGCGTCGAGACATGCCATCCCTGAGGTCTTTCATGATCTCATGACCAATGAGGATAGCGAGATTATCGACTTTTACCCGGAGGAGTTTGACATCGATTTGAACGGGAAGAAGATGTCGTGGCAGGGGATTGCGTTGTTGCCGTTTATTGAAATGCCGCGGTTGCTGAAGGCGATGGAGCCGAAGCAGAAGCTGCTGAGTGAGGAGGATAGGGCGAGGAATGAGCCCGGGAAGGAGGTGTTGATTATTTCGGACGCGCACCCGGTTTACGATGATATTACGCAGAAGTTTTACAGCAAGAAGCCGGTGGGGGATAAGGTGGAGATTGATAGTGCGTTGAGCGAGGGATTGTCGGGGAAGATTGAGAAGATTGAGGGGTATGTGCCTCATGGGGAGCTGAGGTATCCTTTGGAAAGGCATACGTTTCCGGATGTGGACTTTGATCGGACGTTGAG TGTTCACTATGAACTCCCCTCCAGCTCTCACATCCACAAATCGATACTCCTCCGCGGCGTGAAGCTACCTCCTCCCGTTCTCGACAGGAGCGACATTGAGATtctcaagggcaagggccgCAACTCTGGACGGGGCTATGGTGGTGTGCCCTTTCATGGaaatggtggtggcggcagAGGCGGGCGTATCAACTATGGTCCTGGAGGTAACAAccgtggcggcggcggtggtggtgggtataACAATCACTACCGCGGCAACAGcaataacaacaaccagTCTCAGGGGTATGGGAATGGGTATGGTAATGGGGGTGGatatggtggtgggcaacAACAGTTCcctcctgttcctcctccgggCTGGCAGCCGCCGGTCCCTCCTGGGTTTCCCGGGTTTGGGCAGGGTGgtccgccgccggcgccgccgggGTACGTGCCGCCTTATCAGCAGGGGTATCaccaaccgccgccgccgaacaGGTATGCCATGCCgccggtgccgccgccgggggcttatggtggtggtgggtatggGGTACAGGGTCAAGGGGGTTATCAGCAGGGTCGGCAGCATGATATGTATCGGCCTCCTCAGGGAGGACAAGACAGGAGACGGGATGGGGgacggggtggtggcggtggtggttataGGGATAATAGGGATTATCGGAGGTAA